DNA sequence from the Selenomonas timonae genome:
ACTGCACCTTTGCGTTAAAGTCGCTGTATCCGAGCGCCGTCGCCTGCGGTGCCTGATGGCTGCCCGACATATAGTCGGCGACCGTCCAGACAACGAAGAACATGAGCGCGTAAAAAGCAAGATTTCGCAATATCGACTGATTCAATTTCTACCTCCTCCGGTTTATTCGTAGACGGAACGCTTGAGCACCCCAATGTAGGGCAGATTCCGATATTTCTCCGCATAGTCAAGGCCATAGCCCACGAGGAATTCATCCGGCACCTCGTGGCCGAGGTAGTCGATCTCCACGGGCGCGACGCGGCGCGAGGGCTTCGAGAGGAACGCACAGATCTTGATGCTCTTCGGATGGCGCCCCTGGAGCATCTGCTTCAGATAGTGCATGGTCGTACCCGAGTCGATGATATCCTCAATGATGATGACGTGCTTGCCCTCGATGGAGAAATCGAGATCCTTCAGGATCTTGACCTGCCCGCTCGAGACCGTCGCGTCTCCATAGCTCGACACAAGCATAAAGTCAAAGGCAACGGGATGATCGATGGCGCGCACGAGATCGGTGAAGAAGACCGCAGCCCCCTTCAGGATGCCGACACAGTAGACCGTCTCCGGTGCATCGCGGTAGTCCCGCGCAATCTCCGCGCCGAGTTCCTGCACGCGCGTGCGAATATCATCCTCGGAAAAACAAATACGCTCGATGTCGCTGCTCATCATTTGGCTACCGTCTCCTTCACATATGAAATACACAAAATATCATGGGTGGATTCCGTCACGGGCGCAAGCGTGCTGCGCCGTCCGCCCTCAATCCAGAAAATCTCATGTGTATCCGCAAGCGCAATGAGCGGCATCGTATCCCTCTCCTCACGCGGAATCTTGTCATCAATCAGGATTTCCTTGAGCTTCTTTCGCCCGACGGGAAGCTGCATATAGTCGCCCTCCCGCCGCGTCCTGAGGACGAGCGGAGGAAGTGCCATGCGATCTGCATAGACCGCTTCGCGCGCCTCCATCCTGCGCCAATCATCCGCTGTCATGCGGTTCAGACACCTGATATGAAACTCCATGCCCTGAAAATTCATTATAGCATATTCGCGGGTGAAAGGAAGCAAAATTTCACGATTTTCTAAAGCATCTTTGTGTGCGGGCAGACGGCAAAGCGCAAGCACGCCATAGCGGCTGTATGCATGCCATCCCCCCTGCATCTCAGCATGTGCCGTGCCCTCGGCAGTGAGGAGCGCGCGCAGCCGCTCCTCATGGAGATAGGAAAAATCCTGCGCCGCCTGCGTTTCTGCCGCCCAGAAGAGGCGCAGCACACGCCGCTGCA
Encoded proteins:
- the hpt gene encoding hypoxanthine phosphoribosyltransferase: MMSSDIERICFSEDDIRTRVQELGAEIARDYRDAPETVYCVGILKGAAVFFTDLVRAIDHPVAFDFMLVSSYGDATVSSGQVKILKDLDFSIEGKHVIIIEDIIDSGTTMHYLKQMLQGRHPKSIKICAFLSKPSRRVAPVEIDYLGHEVPDEFLVGYGLDYAEKYRNLPYIGVLKRSVYE